From the Coffea eugenioides isolate CCC68of chromosome 1, Ceug_1.0, whole genome shotgun sequence genome, the window TCGCGAGCGGTTCGAGTTCGATCAATATCGAATTCGAGCCGAGTTTGAACTCGAACTCAAAATATTAAGTCCGGctcgcgagctcgagtatatatatatatatatatatatatatttatttatttatttattttaagtatatattttttttattttaagtatatatatattttatatttttaaattttaatagtaaaattacatatatattcttaatattttattatttattttattttttcgagctcggctcgaatcAAGTCAAGCTCAAGCTTGAAATTgtcagctcgtcgagctcgagttcaatgaaattatgtcgaggctcggctcgattaggccaaatctcgactcgactcggctcgtttgcagctcTACTTCATATATTCcgagaattaatttttttaggcAATTCTTTTTTGAACCATTAATACCATTTTTGCTAGAAGAAGCAAGAGAATGAGCAAATCAAACAAAGGAAGCATAACGACTCTGCTTAATTCTACCCGTTTAAATCCGGGTGTTTGTGAGCAAGAACAACATAAGAAAGAAAAGGCTACTTTCTAAAATGATTTACTAATGACAGGTTCTGTTTGAATCTAGCCAAAAAGAAATACTACAATTTTAGAGATTAAAAAACTTTAGATAtagatatttatttatttattttgtccAATAGGAAATTGCAAgccttcaattttttctttttatccaATGGAAGACTTCAAGCTTTACAAGAGAGTAGGAGTAACAGTTGCAATTTTCGATATGACTCGAAAACACGGCTCAAACTTGATATAAAATTAATGGATATAAATTTACTCTTCACGAGGTCCAAATCCGAATAACTTGCCAAGTAAACAAGGTCCAAATCAGATCAACCATGGGTTGACCCATTTAATATGAAAGTTTATAATTTAATAAGTAAATTGGAGGATAAAgtaaataaaggaaaatttcacataataaaaaaattagtcTCAGTACTCAATTGTCACTTTTCTACTCATATTTTCTACAAATTACGTAATTTAAACTAAATTCTgctatttaagaaaaaaatgtggTAATCTTCTGGTAAGCATCTAACTATTGGCTGGCTTTGACACAACCGGAGAGACTGCTCAAACTCTCTGAAATCACGGCAGCAAAACTGCCAAGAGCAAATTACacgaggggaaaaagaaggacaCACACAATaatgatttaaaactgtacaacaaattgaaaaagaagagcTTGTCCTCTTAACTTGAAGAATTGACACATGAATAAGTTCTTAATGTTCACCAATAAACTTGGGTCCAAAACTGTTTTACACTGCTGATTTCAGAAAAAGGTAATGAAGCCTCCTAGAGTTgccaaaagaataaaaaggtGTAGAGAGAAGGGGGGATGTATAGAGAGCCAGATGAATGTATATGTTACGTTGGCAAGATCTACATCCATGGACGTTTACAATGGGCAACAATCGCTTTCACCTCTCGAACCAGCTCACATCATTCCATGGATCTTCCAGTAGAGAACAACTCATCACGCCCAGTGATGAAAAACTAATCACCACCTTTACTGCTTGTCATAGGGTCATTGTCTTTGTTTTGGCATTGTTCAAGAATTATATTACAATTGTTCATAGTACGCGCATCAAGCAGACCATGGTTCCATAACTTTATCATGAACAGTCTCCAACACCTGCAAGCAGCATTAGAGAGAATTAAAAACTTGTGAAGGAAAATATAATCATGTGTTAAGTGAACAATCAGAGTAGAAACCTTTCCTCAAAGTAGGCAAATTTATAGAACATCTTTTACAGTAATTAAAAACTAGTGGCATAGGCACATTTGATGTGAACGAAAACCAGATATAATCTGATTGTTATATATGCATATGGCATGATTTTTTATTAGTAGCATCCTCGTCTCCCTCCCTCTTCATGCTTAGAACATTTATCAACAAGCCTTTTGAGAGTGCACGATCACTAAGAGCACGCACCCTCATTATTTTAAATTGTCCAGCCACAAATCAGTTATGGAATTTTCCTTACAAATATATTACTGAAAATAGCAAGTAGAAAGCTAAAGGGATTCCTTAATCCGTTTTCCGTATACACCAATCCATACATACAAATTATATAGTAATATCCTAGCATGCATGTTTCTACCCAGCGCATGCATTTCAGGAAAAACTGGAAAAAGAATTGGAGTTTGGCAGAATAGAAGACAGTCATGTAAAGCATGATTCCAAATTTTACGAAAAAGAGAAACACACAAGTGAACAAAGAGACCCTACCAAAGCAATGCAGGTGCCTGGACAAGATTCTGTGCATGCAACCTTGAAAACGCCTCACAAGCCCAGGGAACATGACCATCTGCCAGCACCCTATGGTAATGACACATGAAACACTTTACATCAAGGACAATCACAATCCAAAATAAAATGTCCTTGTACTGATAAAAGTTTCAACCAGTAAAGCAATAAAATGTTGCAATGCAAAACATTATAGGCTCTGCCCACAACACAGTATGAACTATTACAAACTTCCACAAGTAAGAACAATACTCAAGGTAGAAAGAAAGGGATAATTGCACTCCGGTGGTGCTTTCTGCCGAGCTCATATGCACTCAACAAACATCCAAGATTAAGAATAACAATCGAGACAAAGGAACTATAAATGATACTATATGTCTGGACCACATCGGACTTCAAAAACATTCAACGAATTATCTAATCAgtacgtaattttactatttcaatattcacaaaaaaaaaaagcaaaaagacaTTGCTTCTAGCATAACATAAAATCAACGATAAAGACACATCGAGAGCAAGAACAACAATCACCTTTGTTTTCGAACAAAAGAGTTCCAGAGATGCATCATTTGCTTTTCATCTTTCGTAACATCCACAAAGTCATCTAGCATCTGCAATGAATTAAAATTAAGCATTGCAGCATGAGTTCACCAACAACAAAAGAACAAGTTCGCTGAAATTCAAGGAAGCTTTAATAACATCAGACACATAACCCGAGGCTCCAGCATCAACAAACTCAGTGTCACTTGGTAATATAGTGAGCATGCTTAATAGATGCAGTATAAGCTTAATAGTAGTATAATGACTAGACATACCCTTCGATCTTCCAAATCTGCTACATCATCATCAACTTCATCCTCACTGTCCCGATCAGATAAGACTTGCTCCAATGCCATTGGCTGAATAAAGGGAAATCAAATTTCAGATATTTCATGGCAATAAATATGAAGCAGCTGCCTACTATAGTTTGCTACAAAAAGGATGACATCCAATCCCAAAATATGTTGTGGAGCATCATAACATGTCCAGCAATCTAGACCCTGAAGCAACTATTGGGATACCACCAAGCAAGATAGCAGTCATCAAGTTTGAAACCATATTGACACCAAGGTCTCAAACACCAGGTTTTTGTGCAGTGCATAAAACCAGAATCTGCCTCGCACTCTATTAGTTCAAATTCAAATCTTTGGACCTTAACCAAGAAGACAAAGTATTGTCTGGCTCAGTGAGAGCGATAGGGAACCAAAAATATCAATAAGCATTCCAAATTTATACCAATTAGAACTTCATCAAGGGATTAATAGCTACCATTTCACTGTTAGCCAAGAGACAGATAAAAAGAGCAGAAAAAGGATTCATAAATTAGGAATATCATTCATTTAAAATAACGAAAAGAATCAGTCACCTGAGCTCTGTGTGAATGAAAGAACTGCCTCTTCTGCAACAGCAAACGGCTGGGAGGCAAACCAAAAAGACAAAGAAAGAGACACATCAGACATAAACCAATACCAGCAAATCACACAAGTAGCCTCAGGAGGACAAAACCTAATTCTGTTATCAAAGGgggggaaagaaaagagagggggggggggggggggggggagagagagagagagagagagtctgCTGGCTTTACTTTGGAAGATAAGGAAGCttctcatcaatcaaaaagatcagaaatttcatgatgacaGCTATAAACACAACTTAGACAGAATCTCCAGCAATATGACCCCATAGTACAGATATCACAAAGTAAAAGGGTGCCAATTTAATGTAGATCAACACAAGCAAATAACCTTCCAGCAAAATCAAACACCTAATACAGACACTATTGTCCATGACAAAATTCGAATAGATTTATCCAGAAGCTTGGAACACCAAACTAAATGCAATTAGATGTGTAAAACTTGCTCATTATAATCACTTTGTTAGCATACTTCCTGGGATCCGAGCGTTCAACTGATAACTTCCTTGTTTTTGCAAATTGCAGCACAGTTGGAGGTGCAATGTTACTTCCAGGCACTGAAGGAAGACATTCAGGATCTGCATATGAATTTCCAGCTGAGGATAACCCTGGGATATTTGGACTAGATGCATCATGTTCTACAAATTCTGCAACACCTTCTAATAGTTACAAACAATTTATTAAGTGagacaacaacaacaaaagacCCCTGATTTCAAACTATTTTATGCAACTTTAAGAAGATTGACAAGATGACATGAAGATGTAAGCTTCCAATTCCTCCTCATATGATCAGGAGAAATTGCAATGAGAAGAAACCACTACATAACTCTTAGAAGACACCTTGTCCCCACATGACTTGAACTTGTAAGTGTTTACGTACTAATGCAGCATGATAATGCAGGAACATTTCTACTAGAAAACTGAAGCAGTCAACTAGAGGAGGAGGGGAAGAACAATATTTCTTGGCATTTTAAGCACTATCCAGATTTCGTAGTTCAAGTGAAAACAGATAAGCTCCACTTCCAAGGGCATGCTATCACATCTTACACACACAATAAATAAgtttggatagggtattatttgaaatattatttggaataattactgtagcactttttatgatgtgatgtatgtgagataaaaaggtgattgggaatataaaaaggtgggttggaaaatgtgtttatgatgcaagcgaaataatATTTGGGATAAGTtgactatccaaacaaacccgaTCGATATCATATCTTGGCATTTTAAGCACTATCCAGATTTCGTAGTCCGTCTTCAGAAGTGCATTTCATAAAACTATTCTTGTCAAGAACTAAAACTGAAAAGGTCATACTACTAATACCATACACAGACAGGAGAAAATTTTAAGCCACAACTGGGAAGGTAGTTATAAATAGCTATAGAAAATGCCATTCATGTCATTAGCCATGACATCTGCATCAGTTAATATATAGTCCCTAAACCCCAACTTAAATGTTCCACTAATTTACCCATCTGTAATGAACATCTCATCCTCCAATTCTCTAGGAGAGTAAAGAACTATAACATTACTTCCAAGTACTGACAAAATTATGGCCCATGATTTGAGCTTTCAAATGCTCTAAAGATTATCAAGAAGTATGTCTCAGCACCAGCAAAAGTCCcattgattgcatgttttgaaaGGCAATGACACGTTGGGCCAGACTAAGAAATTTCGCTTTGGGATATATGAAGGTTAAGTTGATGGATCACCCAAAGTGAAAGTCTCATCTAATTTTACAAAAGGAAGTATGCAAATGAACATAAGATAAACTTATATATGACAACTCATACCATCAGTCTTATCAAGAAGTTCGTCAAAAGATGCAGGTAAGCTTGAATCCAAGACAAGCGGATGTACATGCTTCGCATTTTGAACTAGGCTCTTTCTTTTTCGGCGTCTCAATGGCTTTGAACTGCATATACATTATACTGGTCCTTGTCACTAAATTTATCAGATTTCACCAAACTGACAATATATGATGTGCAAAGAATATCAAAACTGAAGCTTAGAAGAGTACATACCAAAAGAAAAACGTTTGCTGCTTGGGATCAACACCATCTGCAACAATCTAGTCACATGGTGCAAAATGTCCATTACATACTTGAGAATGACCCAccctttttttaaaacaaaacgtTGGAAAACAAATTTTCAACCAGCAAAGGACAAAAAAGTACTCTTAGATCACAAGTGAAAAACCTATGATGCAGACGTATCTAAACAAGGCAAAAAATGTGTTTCACAAGTATATATATCTCCCTCGAAATGTAACCAATTTTTTTCATGTAACAACCATAAAAGCATGTCATGGGCACTATTCATACTTTCTTGTTATTTATCCATCAGTTCGCAGACTGATCCTGGAATGGTTAGGCTGGGGTGAACATCTACATCTGTTTACGTCTGTCTACTTCTAGGGCTTCAATACGCTATTAACGAATCAATTGATGAGGGCAATTTAAATCCCTTTAACCAATTACAATTGCATGTCACCATTCCAAGAATCAGGTATAACTTAAATCAATAAATGCACTCTAATGTAATCAGAATAACTCACTAGCAGTAAGAATTACATAATACTTGCCAAAATAACTCCTGACACAACATTAGATTTGTTCATACATCTAAGATTTTTCCTTAGTTCTCATGTTCATTTTATGAGGCATCTGTGTTGATTAAACAATTAGAAGATGTACTATGTCTTACATGTCAAATAAGAATCTAATAAATGTatttatgcatatatatatatatgatgatATTTTGCAATTCCCTCTCCAGTCAATTACAGTACCCAAAAGACCACTTGGACTTGATGAATTGCCAAGAATTTTAAGAGGCGTCTATGTGATTAAACAATTAGGAAGAAGTACCATGTCTTACATGTCAAATTAGAATTTAAAATATGTATCCATGCCTAGACATATGATGATATGCTAGGAGATACTTTTTCTCTATGCAGGActtcaatatttttttattgtaaaaTCACTGGCGTATGACAGTAACTCCACACCATGAACTTTTCATATATGTTCAACTCAATAACCAACATCACAAATATCTCCAATTTAATTTTCCCGTATGAATCAGTCTCCTCACCTCGGATCTCCAAATGTCTGTCTTCACTGACACATTTACAGCTTGATATTCTTCAGTCACCTATATGATAATAGAAGATCAGCTTCCATAGTTCAAGAAAGAAATGTCAGCCTCAAGAAGAAAGCTGAAGTTTACTAACCCAGAATTCAAAGTTGAAGAGATCGTGCGATGTGGATAAATGATACCTCAAGCCCTAAAAGATCACAATACTCATAAGAAACTTTTGAGATACAAATAATCAATTGCATGTATCActtaaaaacaacaaaaaaaaaaaagaaaaaagaaaaatctcaaaACCACAATCACCTTAAAGCTAGCACATTTGACCAAGCAAAAAGGACAGGAGAAGTCTTCAGTAACTGCAAATTCAGAGCAGCTAATAAGTTTATCACCTATACAATGTAAATTATCACCTTGTACCAGTAGGGATGAATGATATTTCATCAAGTTAATCACCTGGTTTTCCAGACAATATAAAATGTGTTTGATCAGAAACTATAGTTAGTAGACATCGTATTACTTTTGCAGAAGACTTTTAAATGACCTTTTGTCAATTTCTCCTAACAGTTAAAAACACCAACTAAAATATGACTTCCCAAACCAATCCATTAACTTAAAAATAGGGAAATAAACCATAGCATTAGAAGAGATGCAACAGAGGAAGAATCATTTTGAGCACTGTTTAACTCCAATGTTCTTTGTGAGTGTTCTGTTGATGCACTTTTCTGTGATACACAACATGGTTTTCAACTTCAAACTTGAAAAGTTAATGGCATCCAGAATAAAGTCAGCTTCATTAGTCCAAGACACCATAGCAGTAGATTATGTGAAGAATTTGGACAGTACGAACAATACAAAATAAAGTAAAACTACAGATAGTGAGCTTTGAATGAAATCCTAGCATACATGTTAATTGCGGTCTAGGTTTTGCCAATTAGCATACCAAATCAAGCCCAACCACATCTGTAAGACTCGAAGATAAGACAGAGTCTAAATCTACATAGATCTAATCCACAAAGATCCAGTTAAATTAAGTCTATCTGTATGATATTAGATGTAAACAAAGATTAACACACAATTTCTTTCAGTAGCTACCATATACATTTAATCTGTAAGATACTCATTAATACTTCAGGCAATTTGGACCTAGCATACTTTAGGATCTAGGCTCATGTCAAAATTTTTAAGTCTTATCAAACATCAGACTTtatgccccaaaaaaaaaaatcagactttagaatttgaaaaaaaaatcaccatcaCAATAAGTTGATAGCACTACTGAAAGGATTCGTCCCAATTGCATTGAAAAGAGATTAATATTACCTTCAGTCCTTTGCAACTTATTGTTATAGTACCTGTagttgaaaactacatttccAGTCCTTAACCTATAATGTGATAGTCAGAGTTAATAATTTGCAGGTTGTATTCACAAGAGACAGATTGGTAATAAGTCAAACATCATTTACAGTAAATATCTTCAGTTCAACAAAGACTGAACCAACAAAAGAGAGGGCTCTGCACTGGTGCCAAATCAAATAAGTGAAATCTAGAATAGCAGGCGTCCTAGGAGTGCAGACATCCTGACATGAAGCTCGATAACATAAAAATGAACTCATGAAATAAACATCCAAAGAAGatattttctgttttcataatgcagcaaaagaaaaggaaggataAACAAACCATATTTATCTAAAAGTCACTTCTTACTCTAAAAGGTAGACTATTTTTTATCTAAGCAAACATAAAAGTcataaaaaaaactattttcaaCTTGAACAATTGCTGATTCAGGCATTAGAGCAAATTTGAACAGGGTTCAATTGTCTTGAGACAATGTGGATTATCATTGGTTTGGATTGGTATAGAATGGAAGTTTAACACCAAAATGCCAGTGTAAGATATGCTCGTTAAACGAATAAGAACTAGTGTGCAAATAGTAGCTCTCTGGCACCAGAAACACTGCAAAGAACTAACCTACATAGAGTGCACACGTGAACTTATGAGTGCAGAAAGATGGGACTTCACCTTACAATATGCGGCAATGACGAGGAGGGGATATCATTATAGGAGTAAGAATCATAAGGAGATCTATCCTTCGCTCCAACTTCTTCTGCAGTGACTATGACTTGCAATTGCTGCGATGAAGCCTTTAATGGCCAAAGCAGTAAAAATCATAACAAAATGATAATTGAACTCAAAGCTGATAAGACCATAATACAGCCACATTAGAGAATTAGGAGTACCAGAGTTCCAGAAGAATGGGCTGTCTGAAATGAAACACATCTATCCTCTTCCAAACAGCTTGACTGTTCAAggaaccacaaaattcatcaaaaaactataagcagaaaaataaaatgcaccACTAGACCTACACATAAGCTAAGAGAATGAAATCGTCCCTCTGTTCATAGCTAAAGACATTAGACTATCAATACGTCACTGAACTGCAACAttcaaaaaattacactttaatTCGTCCCCAGCCATTGATTGAAAGAATAGAACATGATTTAGGGAAAACAAAAAGGTATTTTACTCCCATCTAAAcaaatttaagggaaacaacATAAGCACAAGTTTGTTTTGACAGCAATTTGGGGAAAAAAACATCATGTGTAATATCCTATACTACAGAATGGCTGGGGCGGAAAAACAATTGTTGGCAGCACTAAACTATTTCTTTATGTAATGCTTACCAAAGGATTAAACATGTTCTCACCTTGGAGGCAGCAAAGGGGAACCTGTAGAGACAACTACTCAATGAAGCAGTAGCCAAAGCAAATATATGTTTCCACGTTTTTGGTAAACTTAGGGTAAACAGAGTGCAAAAATCACTGAGCATATTGGATGAAATTATGTTCCCAGGTTGAAAGGAGTCCATAAAAGAACAAATATTGGTTCTATAAAGTCAACATTCCTCCACATATGAAAGAGACACCAAAACGTGGAAATTTTCAAAGAATAAATATTGGTTCTACAAAGTCAACACCCATCCACATATGATAGGGACACCAAAACGTGGAAATTTTCAAACTAGGGGCACCAATATGTGGAAATTTTCAAACCATAGATAAAAAAGTAACCACTCCTGCTAGACAGAATCACAATTTTCTGATGAATCTGTTTTCATATCTTTTAAAAACGTAAACTAAACTTGGGCATTAAGGATTACTATAATGAGTAACATCAGATATATCTATCAATTCATTTATAGTGATGGACGGCTCCAATGTTCTTACAAAAATTGATAATTGACTAACAGTAGCTATACGTTCTAACATACCGTCATAAAACAAGGGTGCATGTCAACAGTAGATAGCATCTCAGCTCTCTCGCCTAAACTCAAGTTTGGAGACTTCTCCCAGGACAAGTGAATTAACTCCATTGGTATCTTGCCCAACAAGCAGTGCCCTCCAGCATTTGCTATTACCAAGACACACACAAATTAAAAAGCTgaagcaaaaaataaaagacaagattAGCAGTTTCCCTACAGTTCAAAGtcatctaatttaaacaaagcagAACTGCAGCAGTGGAGAAACACTTCAATTTATTGAACCTAGGGTGATTTGACTATCATATAGGTTTAATCATCtaagattttgagaaaatacaGTCTTAAGCCAATACTAGGAGAAGCTTCAAGGTTGTCCAAATGCACACAGCTTCTGTCATTTACATGGTAGATGTAGAACTATGAAACTATAGCTTGTTGCTTGTGATGTACACAATCAATAATAAGCTtatgaaaattgaaaaagttcAGGATTTAACATACGTTACCCCACATGCTTGATATAACCATTCTGATGAGTACACCATTTGACTACACACAACTATAAACAAACAATTTGAATTCACCAAGTCAATCAGTTATTTGACTATCAAAACTAGATCTCTGTTTGGATTCTTCAGATTTTCAAATactacaaaaatttttaaaaagtactctaaaaagtagtctaaatttttttttatgtttaaaaaatattctaaaatatattttaaaaactctactactcttaaatattccaaaatattttctaaaaatatcccaaaatatactctaaaaactctgctacagtaaaatttttcaaaaacacccccaaaaacaCCTAATCCAAATGGAGCAGAACCTTATCTGTCAAATGTTAGAATCAGACTTGCTTTAGTAACTGTGAATGCATTAAATTACTTTAGCAAGTGCTTCCCTATGAAATTAGATTAGGTATAATGAAAGAAAAAGTACTCATTAAAATGCAACTAAATACAGTTAACCAAAATGTAAAAAAGATAGCATCCATTTGATTGCTTTTCTCCCAATAATCCAACTTATTTGTCCAGGCTGCGTAGCACCTTAACATTTTGCATGCAAAGGCATCTTTAGGGACCTCTATTCAAAGAACACTAAGAATGAAAAAGCATCACGGCTTACATGAAAATGAGGAAACATCCATGCGATCTCTAGTGAACTCCACTGAAAAGAATGGCATAAGTAGTAGAAATAGCACAGTTAAGATTTCAATATCTGAATATATGATCAAGAAACACGCACACTGGCATACCACGGCTGATGAACAAGATAGCAAGAGAGCCAGATTTTATCTCTGCTGATAGCTTATTGATCTCAGGGAGAATAAAATTTGCTTGAGCATGATTTACTCCTTCATCTCCATGAAAAGAGGTCAATATGCAGGACCGATTGAAATTATAAGAAGCACAACCCTGTGGGACATCAGACTAAGCCAAATTATGAATCTTGGAAGAAAACCACAAGCTTGAACTGATAGGATAAACTGAATGTACTTCTACCTCAGTGAATTCGGCACTAGAAGCAGGTTTTCCTAACATTATGCACAAAGGAAACAGGCTTTGAATTTGAAAACCATCATTTACAGTAGCTGGCAGCGAGACTGTCATTTGTATCCTGGTGATTCAAAATAGTTTAGTCAGAAGCCACTGAAAATGCATTAACATGCAGAACGGATGATAGCACCATTTTTATTACTCAAACGCACCAAAAATTGCAACATGAAACAAGAAACCTTGTAGATACGTTACACATTTCCAAATGAATATATGTCCTCAAATAGCTTTGAATAAGCTCCATGTGAAGTGAAAATCCTAAGCCTCTTGCTCAGCCTTGCATTCTCAATATCATTAAACCCAGAGAAACAAATATTCAACAACCTGAAGACCTACCTTTTCTTAAATTCTCACTGCATTTGAAGATATTAAGACCTTTACATCTTCATCTACTTTAAACTATTTAAAATTTGGCTGGAAACTAATTACTAATGAAAGACAAGCCTAATTAGTACGCCCACACTAAACTGCCCAAATTCTATAAGTAAAACCAGCCAAGCCAAATGTTTTaacggattggctttaatccaacatttaattaaaaaagaaagaaagacagAATCCAAAGCTTTTACAGCAGACCTGCAACTGAAGTCTGTTAAAATTACTGCCAAGAGCTGCTTTGAGAAAAACACAATTACATAAAAAAGTGATAAGGAAAAGAGTTGCAATCTTGGAGACAGAAGGCAACCCAAAACTGAAGGTAAATAGGAAAGGTTCTCCCTACACAGCTACAGCCAATCTAATCCCCTTCAAGGGACATCTCAAAAGttaaaaatccaaaaatataaaaacagcTAGCATAATTCACAGATATATTAGGCAGCAAGGCTGAGAAGATCTTACATCGGATTTTAAGTTTGGACTTCAAATaatgtaaaaaataaaagaatatataCTATGTaaaatggaaaaagagaaaacaattGTTAGTTTCAAGTGAAGCTACCTTCTTTTATGCTTTGCTTGTACTTTGTATCGTAAGCATCTCTGAAGAAATGAAGGCTGCATAAAGACCGATATACAGGTTAGAATCTGGCAGAGCAGTTAGAGTACCATCAGTCTACAATCAATTAAGTTTAAAGGAGAAACCAGAAGCATAAAGTCAAAATATTGTCCTTATTCTCTCTCTTGACAGTACATCTCAAACTACATCACAAAAATATACAAGCTCTTAGATATTTTCAAATATACTACACTTGTCAACTCCATCTCCCTAAATCAGAAACAATTGAAACCAAAACCTCCTAAACTTCGATAAATCGCTTGGCAACTCGATCTACAAAACTAGCATGAGATTTTCAATCAATAGTTCATACATTTTCTCATGGAAACACGACAATATACTTAAACTTCCTGATTCTCTAGTGCAAACTAAATTAGATGTAGTCAGTAACTTCATCAGCTTTCTCCAACATCTGTGTGGATGTTATCCAGTCACGTTATCAAACCCATCTGTGCTCAGGTAAATATGTTC encodes:
- the LOC113763573 gene encoding polycomb group protein EMBRYONIC FLOWER 2 isoform X6 — encoded protein: MCRQDSRLNLSAEEEIAAEESLSIYCKPVELYNILQRRAIIDPSFLQRCLRYKVQAKHKRRIQMTVSLPATVNDGFQIQSLFPLCIMLGKPASSAEFTEGCASYNFNRSCILTSFHGDEGVNHAQANFILPEINKLSAEIKSGSLAILFISRVEFTRDRMDVSSFSSNAGGHCLLGKIPMELIHLSWEKSPNLSLGERAEMLSTVDMHPCFMTVPLCCLQGENMFNPLSSCLEEDRCVSFQTAHSSGTLASSQQLQVIVTAEEVGAKDRSPYDSYSYNDIPSSSLPHIVRLRTGNVVFNYRYYNNKLQRTEVTEDFSCPFCLVKCASFKGLRYHLSTSHDLFNFEFWVTEEYQAVNVSVKTDIWRSEIVADGVDPKQQTFFFCSKPLRRRKRKSLVQNAKHVHPLVLDSSLPASFDELLDKTDEGVAEFVEHDASSPNIPGLSSAGNSYADPECLPSVPGSNIAPPTVLQFAKTRKLSVERSDPRNRLLLQKRQFFHSHRAQPMALEQVLSDRDSEDEVDDDVADLEDRRMLDDFVDVTKDEKQMMHLWNSFVRKQRVLADGHVPWACEAFSRLHAQNLVQAPALLWCWRLFMIKLWNHGLLDARTMNNCNIILEQCQNKDNDPMTSSKGGD
- the LOC113763573 gene encoding polycomb group protein EMBRYONIC FLOWER 2 isoform X3, with protein sequence MPGIPLVARETTCSRGPDQMCRQDSRLNLSAEEEIAAEESLSIYCKPVELYNILQRRAIIDPSFLQRCLRYKVQAKHKRRIQMTVSLPATVNDGFQIQSLFPLCIMLGKPASSAEFTEGCASYNFNRSCILTSFHGDEGVNHAQANFILPEINKLSAEIKSGSLAILFISRVEFTRDRMDVSSFSSNAGGHCLLGKIPMELIHLSWEKSPNLSLGERAEMLSTVDMHPCFMTVPLCCLQGENMFNPLSSCLEEDRCVSFQTAHSSGTLASSQQLQVIVTAEEVGAKDRSPYDSYSYNDIPSSSLPHIVRLRTGNVVFNYRYYNNKLQRTEVTEDFSCPFCLVKCASFKGLRYHLSTSHDLFNFEFWVTEEYQAVNVSVKTDIWRSEIVADGVDPKQQTFFFCSKPLRRRKRKSLVQNAKHVHPLVLDSSLPASFDELLDKTDEGVAEFVEHDASSPNIPGLSSAGNSYADPECLPSVPGSNIAPPTVLQFAKTRKLSVERSDPRNRLLLQKRQFFHSHRAQPMALEQVLSDRDSEDEVDDDVADLEDRRMLDDFVDVTKDEKQMMHLWNSFVRKQRVLADGHVPWACEAFSRLHAQNLVQAPALLWCWRLFMIKLWNHGLLDARTMNNCNIILEQCQNKDNDPMTSSKGGD
- the LOC113763573 gene encoding polycomb group protein EMBRYONIC FLOWER 2 isoform X4 → MPGIPLVARETTNSLCNCSCSRGPDQMCRQDSRLNLSAEEEIAAEESLSIYCKPVELYNILQRRAIIDPSFLQRCLRYKVQAKHKRRIQMTVSLPATVNDGFQIQSLFPLCIMLGKPASSAEFTEGCASYNFNRSCILTSFHGDEGVNHAQANFILPEINKLSAEIKSGSLAILFISRVEFTRDRMDVSSFSSNAGGHCLLGKIPMELIHLSWEKSPNLSLGERAEMLSTVDMHPCFMTSSCLEEDRCVSFQTAHSSGTLASSQQLQVIVTAEEVGAKDRSPYDSYSYNDIPSSSLPHIVRLRTGNVVFNYRYYNNKLQRTEVTEDFSCPFCLVKCASFKGLRYHLSTSHDLFNFEFWVTEEYQAVNVSVKTDIWRSEIVADGVDPKQQTFFFCSKPLRRRKRKSLVQNAKHVHPLVLDSSLPASFDELLDKTDEGVAEFVEHDASSPNIPGLSSAGNSYADPECLPSVPGSNIAPPTVLQFAKTRKLSVERSDPRNRLLLQKRQFFHSHRAQPMALEQVLSDRDSEDEVDDDVADLEDRRMLDDFVDVTKDEKQMMHLWNSFVRKQRVLADGHVPWACEAFSRLHAQNLVQAPALLWCWRLFMIKLWNHGLLDARTMNNCNIILEQCQNKDNDPMTSSKGGD